A single genomic interval of Odontesthes bonariensis isolate fOdoBon6 chromosome 3, fOdoBon6.hap1, whole genome shotgun sequence harbors:
- the LOC142377135 gene encoding vasopressin V2 receptor-like, protein MMRLLNDSGLVDADDVPRDESLANVEIALLSAIFVSAAILNTALLLVLWRQRKQMSRMRVFVFHLCLADLVVAFFQVCPQLMWDITDRFVGPDLVCRLVKYLQVLGMFSSTYMIVVMTVDRYQAVCNPMVKFQRMHTRLNTPVCVAWGISLLGSLPQVFIFSQVEVAPGVFDCWAEFIQPWGLQTYITWTTLVIFILPVTTVLICQVRICRAIHINLYQKKQKQGDVGVPLPSRASGVVMSKARVKTLKMTVVIVMAYIVCWAPFFTVQLWSAWDTHAPKETATFTILMLLASLNSCANPCIYLLFSGEFPKRFLKLLCRRHSEGKDSIHEEATLVSTLYMSFKNVSESK, encoded by the exons ATGATGCGCCTTCTGAATGACAGCGGCTTGGTGGATGCAGATGATGTCCCGAGAGATGAGAGTCTGGCCAACGTGGAGATCGCGCTGCTCAGTGCCATCTTCGTGAGTGCTGCCATCCTCAACACGGCGCTGCTGCTTGTCCTCTGGAGACAGCGCAAGCAGATGTCCAGGATGCGCGTCTTCGTGTTCCACCTGTGCCTGGCGGACCTGGTGGTCGCTTTTTTCCAGGTGTGTCCGCAGCTCATGTGGGACATCACGGACAGATTCGTTGGACCAGACCTGGTGTGCCGCCTTGTGAAGTATCTGCAAGTTCTCGGCATGTTTTCATCGACTTACATGATTGTGGTGATGACAGTTGACAGATACCAAGCTGTTTGTAATCCGATGGTGAAGTTTCAGCGGATGCACACAAGACTGAACACCCCCGTGTGCGTCGCGTGGGGGATTTCTCTGCTGGGCAGCCTGCCACaagttttcattttctcccaaGTAGAGGTTGCTCCTGGTGTGTTTGACTGCTGGGCTGAATTCATCCAGCCATGGGGGCTGCAGACATACATCACCTGGACCACGCTGGTCATTTTCATTTTGCCTGTTACTACGGTTCTTATTTGCCAGGTGCGCATCTGCCGAGCCATCCACATCAACCTTTACCAAAAGAAACAGAAGCAGGGAGACGTAGGCGTCCCGCTGCCCTCCAGAGCCAGTGGAGTGGTCATGTCTAAGGCCAGGGTGAAGACGCTGAAGATGACAGTGGTCATTGTGATGGCTTATATTGTCTGCTGGGCTCCCTTCTTCACTGTCCAACTGTGGTCCGCCTGGGACACACACGCGCCAAAAGAGA CTGCAACTTTCACCATCCTCATGCTGCTTGCCAGCCTGAACAGCTGCGCGAACCCCTGCATTTACCTTCTGTTCAGCGGTGAGTTTCCAAAGAGGTTTCTGAAGCTCCTGTGCCGGCGGCATTCAGAAGGCAAAGATTCAATACACGAAGAAGCAACTCTCGTCAGCACTTTGTATATGAGcttcaaaaatgtctctgaGTCCAAGTGA